A window of the Henckelia pumila isolate YLH828 chromosome 3, ASM3356847v2, whole genome shotgun sequence genome harbors these coding sequences:
- the LOC140893573 gene encoding putative germin-like protein 2-1 isoform X2 — protein sequence MAKLIILLSLVSLSFGLLAFAFEPSPLQDFCVADPSSSGAKVNGLACKSPALVQASDFSFSGLHLAGNTSNPNGSKVTPVNVAQVPGLNTLGISLVRIDYAPWGINPPHTHPRATEILTVIEGSLQVGFVTSNPGNSLITKTLQKGDVFVFPVGLVHFQRNVGTGNAVAIAGLSSQNPGVITIANAVFGSNPDFSSDILAKAFQVDKSVVDQLQAKF from the exons ATGGCAAAGCTCATTATCTTGTTGAGCCTCGTGAGCCTGTCTTTTGGCCTCCTTGCGTTCGCATTTGAGCCGAGTCCGTTGCAAGATTTCTGTGTTGCTGATCCCAGTAGCTCAGGTG CTAAAGTGAATGGATTGGCCTGCAAGAGTCCTGCATTGGTTCAAGCCAGTGACTTCTCCTTCAGTGGACTGCACTTGGCAGGCAACACATCAAATCCCAATGGCTCCAAGGTTACCCCAGTGAATGTAGCTCAAGTACCAGGCCTCAACACTCTTGGAATCTCGCTGGTTCGCATCGATTACGCACCATGGGGCATCAACCCTCCACATACTCACCCTAGAGCCACTGAAATCTTGACAGTCATCGAGGGTTCCCTCCAAGTCGGGTTCGTAACCTCGAACCCTGGTAATAGTCTGATCACAAAAACCCTTCAGAAAGGCGATGTTTTCGTGTTCCCGGTGGGACTCGTCCACTTCCAGCGCAACGTTGGAACTGGAAATGCTGTTGCAATTGCTGGATTGAGTAGCCAGAATCCAGGAGTCATTACAATCGCGAATGCGGTTTTCGGATCGAATCCTGATTTTAGCAGTGACATTCTTGCCAAGGCATTCCAAGTGGATAAGAGTGTTGTGGATCAGCTCCAAGCTAAGTTCTAG
- the LOC140893573 gene encoding putative germin-like protein 2-1 isoform X1 translates to MAKLIILLSLVSLSFGLLAFAFEPSPLQDFCVADPSSSAKVNGLACKSPALVQASDFSFSGLHLAGNTSNPNGSKVTPVNVAQVPGLNTLGISLVRIDYAPWGINPPHTHPRATEILTVIEGSLQVGFVTSNPGNSLITKTLQKGDVFVFPVGLVHFQRNVGTGNAVAIAGLSSQNPGVITIANAVFGSNPDFSSDILAKAFQVDKSVVDQLQAKF, encoded by the exons ATGGCAAAGCTCATTATCTTGTTGAGCCTCGTGAGCCTGTCTTTTGGCCTCCTTGCGTTCGCATTTGAGCCGAGTCCGTTGCAAGATTTCTGTGTTGCTGATCCCAGTAGCTCAG CTAAAGTGAATGGATTGGCCTGCAAGAGTCCTGCATTGGTTCAAGCCAGTGACTTCTCCTTCAGTGGACTGCACTTGGCAGGCAACACATCAAATCCCAATGGCTCCAAGGTTACCCCAGTGAATGTAGCTCAAGTACCAGGCCTCAACACTCTTGGAATCTCGCTGGTTCGCATCGATTACGCACCATGGGGCATCAACCCTCCACATACTCACCCTAGAGCCACTGAAATCTTGACAGTCATCGAGGGTTCCCTCCAAGTCGGGTTCGTAACCTCGAACCCTGGTAATAGTCTGATCACAAAAACCCTTCAGAAAGGCGATGTTTTCGTGTTCCCGGTGGGACTCGTCCACTTCCAGCGCAACGTTGGAACTGGAAATGCTGTTGCAATTGCTGGATTGAGTAGCCAGAATCCAGGAGTCATTACAATCGCGAATGCGGTTTTCGGATCGAATCCTGATTTTAGCAGTGACATTCTTGCCAAGGCATTCCAAGTGGATAAGAGTGTTGTGGATCAGCTCCAAGCTAAGTTCTAG
- the LOC140887363 gene encoding actin-11-like — translation MAGRPLICDNGSGMVKAGFASDDAPRAVFPSIVGHPRHTGVMITHMYRKDVYVGYEAQARRGILSHKYPIENGIVNNWDDMEKIWHHTFYDELHVAPEEHPILLTEAPFNPENNREKMTQIMFETFNTPAMYAAIQGVLSLYTSGCTTGIVLESGDSFSYTVPIYEGYALPHAILCLNLAGRDFTHYLAKIHCQRGYHFNVVMDYETMKDIKEKLTYIALDYEQELERAETSSSVKKNYELPGGQVITIGDERFRGPEILFQPLMTEMEAAGAGIHEITYGSIMKCDADIRKDLYGNIVLSGGSTMFPGIAERMSKEITALAPSSMNVKVVAPPERKYGAWIGGSILASLSTFQQMWITKAEYDESGPSIVHKKCSISKNLQENQ, via the exons ATGGCAGGGAGGCCTCTTATTTGTGACAATGGATCTGGAATGGTCAAG GCTGGATTTGCTAGTGATGATGCTCCAAGAGCAGTTTTCCCTAGCATAGTGGGACACCCTCGTCACACTGGAGTGATGATCACTCACATGTACCGCAAAGATGTGTATGTAGGTTATGAGGCTCAAGCACGGAGAGGTATCTTAAGTCATAAGTATCCAATTGAGAATGGAATTGTCAACAATTGGGATGATATGGAAAAGATATGGCACCATACATTCTATGATGAACTTCATGTGGCTCCTGAGGAGCACCCAATTCTCTTGACAGAAGCTCCTTTTAATCCGGAGAACAATCGTGAAAAAATGACTCAAATCATGTTTGAGACCTTCAACACCCCTGCTATGTATGCCGCCATTCAGGGTGTTCTCTCCCTTTATACCAGTGGTTGTACCACCG GTATTGTTCTCGAGTCTGGGGATAGTTTCAGCTACACAGTCCCTATCTACGAAGGTTATGCACTCCCCCATGCAATTTTGTGTCTTAATCTCGCTGGACGTGATTTCACTCACTACCTCGCAAAGATACATTGTCAAAGAGGCTACCATTTCAacgttgttatggattatgagaCTATGAAGGACATAAAAGAGAAGCTAACATATATTGCTCTCGATTATGAACAAGAACTAGAAAGGGCCGAGACCAGTTCTTCTGTGAAGAAGAACTATGAGCTGCCTGGCGGACAGGTGATTACTATTGGTGATGAAAGATTCCGCGGCCCTGAGATTCTTTTTCAGCCATTAATGACTGAGATGGAAGCTGCTggtgctggaattcatgaaatcaCCTATGGTTCTATCATGAAGTGCGACGCTGACATCAGGAAGGATCTGTATGGTAACATTGTCCTCAGTGGTGGTTCCACCATGTTCCCAGGTATCGCGGAGAGGATGAGCAAGGAGATTACGGCACTAGCTCCCAGCAGCATGAATGTTAAGGTTGTGGCTCCACCTGAGAGGAAGTATGGTGCATGGATTGGAGGTTCCATTCTGGCCTCTCTCAGCACATTTCAGCAG ATGTGGATAACCAAGGCAGAGTATGATGAGTCCGGGCCTTCGATTGTTCATAAAAAATGCTCAATTTCAAAGAACTTGCAGGAAAATCAATGA
- the LOC140887203 gene encoding actin-97-like isoform X2 translates to MIRSQVTFEMADFEDTGAIVCDNGTGMIKAGFAGDDSPRAIFPSIVGHPLNIAEKFANFRRQDAYVGDEAASLRGIVLDSGHSLSHIVPICDGYPLHDAISCLDLGGRDITVNLMRIFNPPTSFTMQTDIMAHVKEKLAYIALDYEQELEMSKTSSFVETNYETPDGRMITVGSERFRSPEILFQPSMIGMKDARIHESTYSSIMKCDEDIRKDLYGNIVLSGGSTMFPGIAERMSKEITALAPSSMNVNVVAPPERKYSVWIGGSILASLSTFQQMWITKAEYNEYGPSIVHKKCFPKNSQDKHD, encoded by the exons ATGATACGGTCACAG GTCACTTTTGAGATGGCAGATTTTGAGGATACGGGGGCTATTGTTTGTGACAATGGAACTGGAATGATCAAG GCCGGATTTGCTGGGGATGATTCTCCAAGGGCAATTTTCCCTAGCATAGTGGGACATCCTCTTAACATTGCAGAGAAGTTTGCCAATTTCCGCCGACAAGATGCATATGTAGGTGATGAGGCTGCATCATTGAGAG GTATTGTTCTTGACTCTGGGCATAGTCTCAGCCACATAGTCCCCATCTGTGATGGTTATCCTCTCCACGATGCGATCTCGTGTCTTGATCTCGGTGGGCGTGATATCACTGTAAACCTCATGAGGATATTCAACCCTCCTACCTCCTTTACTATGCAAACTGATATTATGGCCCACGTGAAAGAGAAGTTAGCATATATTGCTCTCGATTATGAACAAGAGCTAGAAATGTCAAAGACCAGTTCTTTTGTGGAGACGAACTATGAAACGCCTGATGGACGAATGATTACTGTTGGTTCTGAAAGATTCCGCAGCCCTGAGATTCTTTTTCAGCCGTCAATGATTGGGATGAAAGATGCTAGAATTCATGAAAGCACCTATAGTTCTATCATGAAGTGTGATGAAGATATTAGGAAAGATTTGTATGGTAACATTGTCCTCAGTGGTGGCTCGACCATGTTCCCAGGTATCGCGGAAAGGATGAGCAAGGAGATTACGGCACTTGCTCCGAGCAGCATGAATGTTAATGTTGTGGCTCCACCTGAGAGGAAGTATAGTGTATGGATTGGAGGTTCCATTCTGGCCTCTCTCAGCACATTCCAGCAG ATGTGGATAACCAAGGCAGAGTATAACGAGTATGGGCCTTCGATTGTTCATAAAAAATGTTTTCCAAAAAACTCACAGGACAAACATGATTAA
- the LOC140887203 gene encoding actin-97-like isoform X1, with protein MIRSQVTFEMADFEDTGAIVCDNGTGMIKAGFAGDDSPRAIFPSIVGHPLNIAEKFANFRRQDAYVGDEAASLRGIISLKYPLEHGIVNNWDAMEKIWHHTFYDELHVAPEEHPILLTEAPFNPKNNREKMTQIMFETFNTPAMCVAIPGVLSLYASGRKTGIVLDSGHSLSHIVPICDGYPLHDAISCLDLGGRDITVNLMRIFNPPTSFTMQTDIMAHVKEKLAYIALDYEQELEMSKTSSFVETNYETPDGRMITVGSERFRSPEILFQPSMIGMKDARIHESTYSSIMKCDEDIRKDLYGNIVLSGGSTMFPGIAERMSKEITALAPSSMNVNVVAPPERKYSVWIGGSILASLSTFQQMWITKAEYNEYGPSIVHKKCFPKNSQDKHD; from the exons ATGATACGGTCACAG GTCACTTTTGAGATGGCAGATTTTGAGGATACGGGGGCTATTGTTTGTGACAATGGAACTGGAATGATCAAG GCCGGATTTGCTGGGGATGATTCTCCAAGGGCAATTTTCCCTAGCATAGTGGGACATCCTCTTAACATTGCAGAGAAGTTTGCCAATTTCCGCCGACAAGATGCATATGTAGGTGATGAGGCTGCATCATTGAGAGGTATCATATCACTGAAGTATCCATTGGAGCATGGAATTGTCAACAATTGGGATGCCATGGAAAAGATATGGCACCATACATTCTATGATGAACTTCATGTGGCTCCTGAGGAGCACCCAATTCTCTTGACAGAAGCTCCTTTTAATCCCAAGAATAATCGTGAAAAAATGACTCAAATCATGTTTGAGACCTTCAACACCCCTGCTATGTGTGTCGCCATTCCGGGTGTTCTCTCCCTTTATGCCAGTGGTCGTAAGACTG GTATTGTTCTTGACTCTGGGCATAGTCTCAGCCACATAGTCCCCATCTGTGATGGTTATCCTCTCCACGATGCGATCTCGTGTCTTGATCTCGGTGGGCGTGATATCACTGTAAACCTCATGAGGATATTCAACCCTCCTACCTCCTTTACTATGCAAACTGATATTATGGCCCACGTGAAAGAGAAGTTAGCATATATTGCTCTCGATTATGAACAAGAGCTAGAAATGTCAAAGACCAGTTCTTTTGTGGAGACGAACTATGAAACGCCTGATGGACGAATGATTACTGTTGGTTCTGAAAGATTCCGCAGCCCTGAGATTCTTTTTCAGCCGTCAATGATTGGGATGAAAGATGCTAGAATTCATGAAAGCACCTATAGTTCTATCATGAAGTGTGATGAAGATATTAGGAAAGATTTGTATGGTAACATTGTCCTCAGTGGTGGCTCGACCATGTTCCCAGGTATCGCGGAAAGGATGAGCAAGGAGATTACGGCACTTGCTCCGAGCAGCATGAATGTTAATGTTGTGGCTCCACCTGAGAGGAAGTATAGTGTATGGATTGGAGGTTCCATTCTGGCCTCTCTCAGCACATTCCAGCAG ATGTGGATAACCAAGGCAGAGTATAACGAGTATGGGCCTTCGATTGTTCATAAAAAATGTTTTCCAAAAAACTCACAGGACAAACATGATTAA
- the LOC140890629 gene encoding putative germin-like protein 2-1 isoform X2, whose amino-acid sequence MAKLIILLSLVSLSFGLIAFAFEPSPLQDFCVADPSSSAKVNGLACKSPALVQASDFSFSGLHLAGNTSNPNGSKVTPVNVAQVPGLNTLGISLVRIDYAPWGINPPHTHPRATEILTVIEGSLQVGFVTSNPGNSLITKTLQKGDVFVFPVGLVHFQRNVGTGNAVAIAGLSSQNPGVITIANAVFGSNPDLSIDILAKAFQVDKSVVDQLQAKF is encoded by the exons ATGGCAAAGCTCATTATCTTGTTGAGCCTCGTGAGCCTGTCTTTTGGCCTCATTGCGTTCGCGTTCGAGCCGAGTCCGTTGCAAGATTTCTGTGTTGCTGATCCCAGTAGCTCAG CTAAAGTGAATGGATTGGCCTGCAAGAGTCCTGCATTGGTTCAAGCCAGTGATTTCTCCTTCAGTGGACTGCACTTGGCAGGCAATACATCAAATCCCAATGGCTCCAAGGTTACCCCAGTGAATGTAGCTCAAGTACCAGGCCTCAACACTCTTGGAATCTCGCTGGTTCGCATCGATTACGCACCATGGGGCATAAACCCTCCACACACTCACCCTAGAGCCACTGAAATCTTGACAGTCATCGAGGGTTCCCTCCAAGTCGGGTTCGTAACCTCGAACCCTGGTAACAGTCTGATCACAAAAACCCTTCAGAAAGGCGATGTTTTCGTGTTCCCGGTGGGACTCGTCCACTTCCAGCGCAACGTTGGAACTGGAAATGCTGTTGCAATTGCTGGATTGAGTAGCCAGAATCCCGGAGTCATTACAATCGCCAATGCGGTTTTTGGATCGAATCCTGATTTGAGCATTGACATTCTTGCCAAGGCATTCCAAGTGGATAAGAGTGTTGTGGATCAGCTCCAAGCTAAGTTCTAG
- the LOC140890629 gene encoding putative germin-like protein 2-1 isoform X1 → MAKLIILLSLVSLSFGLIAFAFEPSPLQDFCVADPSSSGAKVNGLACKSPALVQASDFSFSGLHLAGNTSNPNGSKVTPVNVAQVPGLNTLGISLVRIDYAPWGINPPHTHPRATEILTVIEGSLQVGFVTSNPGNSLITKTLQKGDVFVFPVGLVHFQRNVGTGNAVAIAGLSSQNPGVITIANAVFGSNPDLSIDILAKAFQVDKSVVDQLQAKF, encoded by the exons ATGGCAAAGCTCATTATCTTGTTGAGCCTCGTGAGCCTGTCTTTTGGCCTCATTGCGTTCGCGTTCGAGCCGAGTCCGTTGCAAGATTTCTGTGTTGCTGATCCCAGTAGCTCAGGTG CTAAAGTGAATGGATTGGCCTGCAAGAGTCCTGCATTGGTTCAAGCCAGTGATTTCTCCTTCAGTGGACTGCACTTGGCAGGCAATACATCAAATCCCAATGGCTCCAAGGTTACCCCAGTGAATGTAGCTCAAGTACCAGGCCTCAACACTCTTGGAATCTCGCTGGTTCGCATCGATTACGCACCATGGGGCATAAACCCTCCACACACTCACCCTAGAGCCACTGAAATCTTGACAGTCATCGAGGGTTCCCTCCAAGTCGGGTTCGTAACCTCGAACCCTGGTAACAGTCTGATCACAAAAACCCTTCAGAAAGGCGATGTTTTCGTGTTCCCGGTGGGACTCGTCCACTTCCAGCGCAACGTTGGAACTGGAAATGCTGTTGCAATTGCTGGATTGAGTAGCCAGAATCCCGGAGTCATTACAATCGCCAATGCGGTTTTTGGATCGAATCCTGATTTGAGCATTGACATTCTTGCCAAGGCATTCCAAGTGGATAAGAGTGTTGTGGATCAGCTCCAAGCTAAGTTCTAG